The DNA sequence GCGCGCTACCAGGCTCGCGGGGTCACCGGGGCGGCGGGGCGCCTCCTGGACGGCAAAAGAGACGCCCGACACGTGGCGAACGGTCTCGATCACGTCGCGGACGCTGCTGCCGGCGCCGTAGCCGACATTCAACGTCGTGGACAGGCCGCCCTGCTCGAGATAGCCGAGGGCCGCAAGATGGGCCGCCGCAAGATCCTCCACATGGATGTAGTCCCGGACCCCGGTACCGTCCGGCGTTGCGTAGTCAGTGCCGTATATCGAGACCGAAGGCCGCTGCCCGAGAGCCGCCTGGCAGCAGACCTTGATCAGATGGGTGGCATCGGGCGTGCGCTGGCCCATGCGGGCAAGGGGGTCGGCGCCGGCGACATTGAAGTAGCGCAGGGCCACCGATCGAAGACCGTGGGCCTGACCCACGTCGCGAAGGACCCACTCGCTCATCAGTTTGGATGCCCCGTAGGGGTTGATCGGTATGGTGGGGCTGTCTTCCGATGCAATCCCCGAATCGGGAAGGCCGTACACGGCCGCGGTGCTCGAAAAAATGAACTGCTCGGCCCCGTGGCGGACGCAGGCTTTCAGCAGGTGAATGGTATTGCAGGTGTTGTTCCCGTAATATTTCAGCGGATCGCCGACCGACTCGGGCGCCACGATCGAAGCGGCAAAGTGCAGCACCGTCTTGAAGCGGCGCTGCCTGAAAAGCGCCTCCACCTTTCCGGCGTCGCCGAGATCCGCGACGACCAGCTCCTCCCCATGGATGAGGGCATCGGCAAATCCCGTCGAAAGATTATCCAGGACCACCACCTGGTGCCCTGCTTCCGAAAGCTGCCGGACCACGTGGCTGCCGATATAGCCTGCACCGCCGGTTACTAGGATCATCATCTTACCTCCCGTTGTATGCTCTCGTTCCTGGTGAACCCGGTCCCGTCTTCGCTCATGACCCGAACGCCTGCCGCAGGAAAGACGCCATGATGCGCACGAGCGACAGGGCCGCAATCCGCGCGTTCCGGGACTTCAGGGACCGGACGAACCGGCCCCGGCTCTTCCCGTACATGCCGGTCTTCAACAGCGCAAGCCCCATGCAATAAGAAAAATATTTTTCCGATTCCCGCCGGTCTCCTGGAGGCAGTCGGTCCTTGAATTTGTCGAACAGGGCGGCATGGGCGGATATATGCCGGGGTGTCCCCGAGATATTTCCCTCGCCCTCCGAATATCCGCAGAGAGGCAGGGGGACATGGACAAAGCGGTCCGTGATCAGCGATATCCTGAGCCACAGGTCATAATCCTCGATTGAGATCAATTCCTTGTCCTCAGGAAAACCGCCGGCTTTTTCGATGACCGCCTTCCTGACGCAGACGCCGGAAGTTATAAAGGCATTGCCCTTCGTCATCATATCGTTGAACACAGGGGGTCTCAGGGTTCTGCCTCGCATCCTGACCAGACGCTTTTTCCCGTCCAGGGTATACACGTCTCCATCATGATGAACGACATCAACAGGGGAAATCCTTTCCTGCACGCGCTCCAGTTTCTCGGGGTACCACCAGTCATCGGCGTCAAGGAAGCAGATCCATTCGCCCTTTGCGGCCCGGATGCCGTTGTTCCGGGGCCGCGCGGGCCCTCCCCAGTTCTCCTCGCGGACGTACGTGATCCCGAGACGCTGCTGAAAGGACTCGACGACATCCCGGGTGTGGTCGGTCGAGCCGTCGTCGCAGACGATGAGCTCGAAATCCCGGAAGGACTGACGCTCCACGGATTCGATGGCCCGGCGCAGCTTCTCCGCGCGGTTGAAGGTGGGAATGATTACCGAGAAGAGGGGTCTGTCAGCCATGTGATCCTGCCCGCTGTTGCGCTGCATCGACTCAGGTCCTGCTGTGCCATTTCCACGCGGTTTGAATGATCGCTTCCAGGTCCTTGTATTCCGGTTCCCAGCTTAATATCTTCTTTGCCTTTTCCGAGCTCCCGATGAGCACGGGCGGGTCTCCGGGTCTTCTGTCCTGGACGACGGTTTTGATCTTCTTCCCCGTGACTTTCCCTGCGGCATCGATAACCTCTTTGACGGAAAAGCCCTTTCCGTTGGCGAGGTTGAAAGAGTCGCTTGTCCCGGATTTCAGCAGATGCTCCAAGGCGAGCTGGTGGGCATGAGCGAGGTCGGTCACGTGAATATAGTCCCTGACGCAGGTACCGTCCGGCGTACCGTAATCCGCGCCGAAGATCCTTACCGCGTCCTGCCGGCCCGATGCGGTGTTCAGGACCAGCGGGATCAGATGCGTCTCGGGATCGTGCCGCTCCCCGACCTGGCCGTCCGGGTCCGCCCCGGCCGCGTTAAAGTACCTCAGATTGACGTGCCTGATGCCGTGGGCCGTATCGACGTCCTTCAGGATCTGCTCGACCATGAGCTTGGTCCTGCCGTAGGGGTTTATCGGCGCCTGCGGGTGCTCCTCCGGGATCGGTATTCGCTGCGGTATGCCGTAGGTCGAGCAGGAGGAGGAGAACACGATGAACGACACATTGGACTCCTTCATCGCCTGGAGCAGGTTCACGGTGTTGGAGACGTTGTTGGCATAGTAGCGTAAGGGGTCGACGACCGATTCCCCCACGTAGGCGAAAGCGCCGAAATGCATGACTGCCTTGATGGGGAATCTCTTGAACAGGAGTATCAGCTGCTCCCTGTCCGACAGGTCTCCCTGAACGAACTCGCCCCATTTTACAAACTCACCGTGCCCGGTGGATAAATTATCGAGCACCACGGTCCGGTAACCCCGGCCGTGCAAAAACTTGTTCGCGTGGGAGCCTACGTAGCCCGCACCACCCGTGATCAGTATCATGCTTATCCTTTCATGCCTGCCCCGGTCCAGCTGTTGAGCACGCGGAGGGGATTGCCGTATCATCCGGATACAGCCGTTTATAAACGTCAAGGTATTTCCTTAAAATCTTATCAAGCGCAAAGGATGCTTGGTATCTGTTCCTGGCGCTTGCGCCGTAGCTGGAGCGCAGGCTGCTGTCGGAATGCAGCTCCTTGATCAAGGCTGGCAATCTATGGAGCTCCGCAGGATCGAGCAGCACGCCGTCGATGCCGTCCCTGATCTCTTCGACGATACCCGCCACTTTTGTCGAGATCACGGGCTTGCTCAGTTCCATTGCCGACAGGATCACGTAGGGCATGTCCTCGTCCCGGAGCGACGGAAGGATGAACAGGTCGGCGGCGTTGATGAAGTGGTAGTCATCGTTCCGGAATCCCGTCAGGATGACCTTGCCGTCAAGGCCGTGCTCCCTGATGTAGCTCTCTATCTCCGGCCGCATCTCGCCGTCGCCGACCAGGAACAGGACGAGGTTGTCGTAGAGGTCGGCGTCCGTCCGCCGGATGCTGTCCAGCGCCTCCAGGAGGAACAGATGGCCCTTGCGCTCGGTCAAATACGCCACCGTCACAATGACGAATTTGTCGGATGCCACGCCGTACTCACCCAGCACTTCTTCCCGGGTCTTCCGGACGGGATTCGGCTTCTGCGCATTGAAAATCTGCACGATCTTTCCGGCGTCGAATCCCCTGTTCTTGATCAGGTTGCTCCTTGCGGCCTGCGATGCCGTAATGAAGTAGTCCACATGCTTGTGAACGTACCAATCGACCAGCCGGTCGATGACGCCCTTCTGCTTTTGGGCCAGGTTGTTCACGTTGAAGACAATCCTCGGCACGCCGGCCAGCTTTGCGCTGAAGACCGCGGTTCGGCATGAGAGAGCGCTTGGATAGCCGCCGTTATTGATATGCAGGATGTCCGGCTTTTGTTCCCTGATGAACAGAGAGAGCCTCAAAAAATTATAGAGGGCATACACGCCCATCCTTTGAAGCAAAGCTAAAGGCGCTTTGATGAGAAACGCCAGATATTTGTTCATCCCGCTGCCGTCAATTCGGTAGAAAAGGTTGCCGTTGCTCAGGATGCGGAGCGGGTATTTCTTCGGGAACGCGCCGAACCTGCTGTCCACGCCGCGCTGGTAGTCCCTGTTCCGGGCGTAGGCGTAAAGAACGTCGAACCGCTCGTTGACTACAGGGCTCAGGATAAGATTGACGAGGACATTTTCGCAGCCGCCGAAAATGTAACATTCCGAGTAAAAGAGTATTTTCTTTTTCATGAGTTGTCTTTATCAGCGATCAATGCAGGGATCAGGACCGCGCAAGAATAGTATAGTTTGCCGGTATTGTTTCCTCATGGTCAAGATAATCCAGTATGAGGCCGAGACAATTAAAGAGCACGATCAACGGAATGAAGCAAACTCTGCGCAACTGCAGGTTGATCGATAGAAATATCTGGGTCCAGTTCCCGCCATCCGGCCAAATTTCCCAGGAAGAGAAGCCCGCATTTTTCAGCATATTTTCGAATCCGTATTTGGTGAACCGGTGATAGTCGTATGGCTCCTCGTGGAGCGGCCAGTAAAAGGGCCCGGTCAGGATCAGAAATCCCCCCGGTCTTAAAATTCTGTGGCACTCCCGGACCATCGCCTGTGGGTCAGAAACGTGTTCTATTACCTGGGTGCTGAACACTATATCCATTATCGCCGACTGAACCGGAATCGCGGCCGCATCACCAATGATATCCGGAGATGCATCATCTGATGAGAAATCCATGCCCAGATACCTGCATCCCTTGAATAGGTCTTGGTAGGGCTTGTTGCCGCACCCAACGTCCAGTACTGAAGGGGTCGGATTCGATGTTTCAGCGCGCGCGGTGGCGACCGCCCGCTCGATGTTTTTCCACATGGATCTATAAATAAGGTAGGTCGGATGCCAAATTCTTAAGTGTCTTTCTGACAATCTGCGCGGTGTCATTATTTAATCTCGTAAGCTCGCGTTTTTTTCTCAATAAATATTTTAACTAGCGGGCACGATCATTATATCATCAAACGGATCCCAGGAAAAACGTTGGTGACTGCCGTAGCAACTCGAAATGCTCGTGCTTGTTGGCCTTAGTCTTCCGCTCACAGGCCCGAGCAATGTGCCCGGCAGGGTGTATAGCGCTGACGCTCAGGAGCTGAGTTCCGAGCAAGTTCCCGGGAGATCGTGCTCTTGTCCCGGCCTACTGCTTTAGCTATGTCGCCGAGACTGAAATCTTCTGAGAGCAAGTTGGCAATATGCTCTCGTTCTTCTTGGCTCAGTTGCTTATATGGTTTTGGCATAGACACTTAGGGTAGCATGACTGCCCCAAGTGTTGCACTTCGCTATAGAACTGGCGTTGATTATCACCGCGACATGCGAATGATAACCAGGCCGGCAGAAAGGCCGTTCCGATAAGTGAAACAATATTTTAAACAGTTCTAACAGGTTCAAGACTTTATACGAGTTATTGAATCTATTGAAGATGCATCGGCACGCCTCGCTAAAACAGCAAGATAATCGCTGTGCCGGACAAGGCGGGAGCGGGAGCCCGTGAACATTGTATAAGGCACGTAGAATAAATTGAAAATGGCACCCATGATGCGTCTCATCAATTGTAGCCTGAGCGAGTCACCCTGCCACACCCCTTGCAGAATATCATACGGATGCTGTTCCGTTTCGCAGATTAGGTTTTTTAACGACCAACTATTTTTGATAAAATATATTTCATTAATCTCGTAACTAAATCTATTTGATAATTGAGACAATGCTTGGGGATCG is a window from the Nitrospirota bacterium genome containing:
- the galE gene encoding UDP-glucose 4-epimerase GalE; translation: MMILVTGGAGYIGSHVVRQLSEAGHQVVVLDNLSTGFADALIHGEELVVADLGDAGKVEALFRQRRFKTVLHFAASIVAPESVGDPLKYYGNNTCNTIHLLKACVRHGAEQFIFSSTAAVYGLPDSGIASEDSPTIPINPYGASKLMSEWVLRDVGQAHGLRSVALRYFNVAGADPLARMGQRTPDATHLIKVCCQAALGQRPSVSIYGTDYATPDGTGVRDYIHVEDLAAAHLAALGYLEQGGLSTTLNVGYGAGSSVRDVIETVRHVSGVSFAVQEAPRRPGDPASLVARAGKISEVLQWQPRYKDLGTIVSDAWRWEQKLAIGAKQKGRP
- a CDS encoding glycosyltransferase encodes the protein MADRPLFSVIIPTFNRAEKLRRAIESVERQSFRDFELIVCDDGSTDHTRDVVESFQQRLGITYVREENWGGPARPRNNGIRAAKGEWICFLDADDWWYPEKLERVQERISPVDVVHHDGDVYTLDGKKRLVRMRGRTLRPPVFNDMMTKGNAFITSGVCVRKAVIEKAGGFPEDKELISIEDYDLWLRISLITDRFVHVPLPLCGYSEGEGNISGTPRHISAHAALFDKFKDRLPPGDRRESEKYFSYCMGLALLKTGMYGKSRGRFVRSLKSRNARIAALSLVRIMASFLRQAFGS
- the galE gene encoding UDP-glucose 4-epimerase GalE — translated: MILITGGAGYVGSHANKFLHGRGYRTVVLDNLSTGHGEFVKWGEFVQGDLSDREQLILLFKRFPIKAVMHFGAFAYVGESVVDPLRYYANNVSNTVNLLQAMKESNVSFIVFSSSCSTYGIPQRIPIPEEHPQAPINPYGRTKLMVEQILKDVDTAHGIRHVNLRYFNAAGADPDGQVGERHDPETHLIPLVLNTASGRQDAVRIFGADYGTPDGTCVRDYIHVTDLAHAHQLALEHLLKSGTSDSFNLANGKGFSVKEVIDAAGKVTGKKIKTVVQDRRPGDPPVLIGSSEKAKKILSWEPEYKDLEAIIQTAWKWHSRT
- a CDS encoding glycosyltransferase; the protein is MKKKILFYSECYIFGGCENVLVNLILSPVVNERFDVLYAYARNRDYQRGVDSRFGAFPKKYPLRILSNGNLFYRIDGSGMNKYLAFLIKAPLALLQRMGVYALYNFLRLSLFIREQKPDILHINNGGYPSALSCRTAVFSAKLAGVPRIVFNVNNLAQKQKGVIDRLVDWYVHKHVDYFITASQAARSNLIKNRGFDAGKIVQIFNAQKPNPVRKTREEVLGEYGVASDKFVIVTVAYLTERKGHLFLLEALDSIRRTDADLYDNLVLFLVGDGEMRPEIESYIREHGLDGKVILTGFRNDDYHFINAADLFILPSLRDEDMPYVILSAMELSKPVISTKVAGIVEEIRDGIDGVLLDPAELHRLPALIKELHSDSSLRSSYGASARNRYQASFALDKILRKYLDVYKRLYPDDTAIPSACSTAGPGQA
- a CDS encoding methyltransferase domain-containing protein produces the protein MWKNIERAVATARAETSNPTPSVLDVGCGNKPYQDLFKGCRYLGMDFSSDDASPDIIGDAAAIPVQSAIMDIVFSTQVIEHVSDPQAMVRECHRILRPGGFLILTGPFYWPLHEEPYDYHRFTKYGFENMLKNAGFSSWEIWPDGGNWTQIFLSINLQLRRVCFIPLIVLFNCLGLILDYLDHEETIPANYTILARS